From Oreochromis niloticus isolate F11D_XX linkage group LG14, O_niloticus_UMD_NMBU, whole genome shotgun sequence, one genomic window encodes:
- the LOC109204967 gene encoding putative olfactory receptor 13C6 has protein sequence MYLQNASINVTHFIIGGFDTVMRPEAIGVVMLIIYLLVVLANTVNILFIIFDKRLHKPMYLLVCNLAVVDIIYTSSTSPTMIGVLLAGVNTISYVECIIQMFVFHLGAVMERLALAIMALDRLIAIICPFQYHSYLTNTRVVFLTYILWFVGSGFAALAPAVVVRLPHCYSRLKYTFCDYAAVLRTTCADPNYYLNLD, from the exons ATGTATTTACAGAATGCTTCAATCAATGTAACACACTTTATTATAGGTGGTTTTGACACAGTTATGAGGCCGGAGGCAATTGGTGTGGTTATGCTGATAATCTATCTACTAGTTGTTCTTGCCAATACGGTAAATATCCTCTTCATTATTTTTGACAAGAGATTACATAAACCAATGTATCTTCTGGTTTGCAACCTTGCTGTTGTTGATATAATTTACACTTCAAGTACCAGTCCAACAATGATTGGGGTTCTACTTGCAGGTGTTAATACCATATCCTATGTGGAGTGCATAattcaaatgtttgttttccACTTGGGAGCTGTGATGGAGAGGCTTGCTTTAGCAATTATGGCATTGGATAGATTAATTGCTATAATTTGTCCTTTTCAGTACCACAGTTATTTAACAAACACACGTGTTGTTTTTCTTACATACATCCTGTGGTTTGTTGGTAGTGGTTTTGCGGCTCTTGCCCCCGCAGTGGTAGTTCGTCTCCCTCACTGCTACTCAAGACTGAAGTACACTTTCTGTGACTATGCTGCTGTACTACGAACCACTTGTGCCGACCCAAATTACTATTTAAATTTAG ATTAG